cttccctcccctcTCACTATAAGAAGCCCGCTTCCCTCCACTCCTCTCACCACCACCAacaccgccgcccctcctcctcatcaAGGCGATTCCTGATCCCGGACCCGATCGCCAGCTCGCTCACACTCCACGCGTCCAGCTGCAACGGTTTCTCTTCCGGCGCGTACCAAACTTCGCCTGCttcttgcagcagcagcagcaatggcggacGGCGGGGAGTGCGGCGCGCGGGCGCAGCTGGTCTCGGAGCTGTGCCGCGTGCAGGACCTGGTGCGCCGGCTCGAGCTGCTGCTGCACGCGCCCTCGGACGCCGCCTCCGTCGACCTCTGCCACCGCCTCGTCCACGAGATCGTCGCGCTCACCGACCGCTCCATCGGCATGGCCCGCTCCCCGGACCTCGCCGCGCatttcctcctccccgccgcgcagcagcagcagccgctctCCGGCGCGCCCAGCCCCCTGAGCGACGCCGGCTCCGAGCAGCCGTTCCGGGGCGCCAGCCCCAAGAAGCGCAAGGCCACGGCGCGCTGGACCAGCCAGCAGGTGCgcgtcgccgcggcgggcggcggcgccgccgagggccCCGCCGACGACGGCCACAGCTGGCGCAAGTACGGCCAGAAGGACATCCTCGGTGCCAAGCACCCGCGCGCCTACTACCGCTGCACCCACCGCAACTCGCAGGGCTGCCCGGCCACCAAGCAGGTCCAGCGCACCGACGCCGACCCCGCGCTCTTCGACGTCGTCTACCACGGCGACCACACCtgccgcccctcctccgccgcatcggccgccgccgcccggcgcgccCCGCACCCGCAGCACAACCCGCACGCTCAGGCCGCGCTGCAgggcctcgccgcccgcctcaCCGTGGCCACCGCCACGGACAACGCCATGATCAgcggcgccgccccggcgctCCCGCCGATGACGCCCGAGAGCTTCCCGGCGCGCGGCGCGTCGTCGCCGTGGTCGCTGGCCGCCTCGCCCGTCGGCTCCGACTACTCCAACGGCTGCCCGCACGGCGTGTCGCCGTGCCCGGTGCCCGGGTACAACGCGGACTGgggctccgacggcggcgacctCCAGGAGGCGGTCTCGGCGTTCGTCGCAGCGTCGTCCGGAGCAGCGCACCTGCCGGCGCTGGACAACGACGAGTTCATGTCACTTGAGTGCTTCAATTTCGATCAGAGCTTCGACATGGGCGGCGCAATGCCGAGCCTCTTCTATCCATGAGAATTGAGAAGAAAGACTAGAGCCCTGTCCATGTCTCCATGACAGGAGGGAAGAGAAGCAGAGGAGCCTCTTCCTAACAACTGTGCAGTAGCAGAAAAGCATCTGAGCTTTTAGAGTGTCTGAATaggatctctttctttcattcccctttgttttgtttttgttttttttacctCGTTTTATCCTCCCACTTTTGGGTTGGATTTTGTGGATCTCAGTCAGCAAGAGGAAATGAATCAGAATTTACTTATGGAATGTTCTGCCCAATCCCAAAAATTACCATCGACTTCAAGCTGGTCAGATGTGGAAATCCGTTTTTAACTTGAACCAAGTGAAACCAACTTGCAACGAATCCAACATTTCATCCCTTCCAAGTCCAGGCACGATCACAAGAAATGGGTTCGGATCAACCAAAATAATTACGAGAGCTGGGTCCTGATTAGTCTAAACAATTGCAACCGTTTCAGAATCTCTGTTCAATAAGAACAGAAATACAAACACGACAATCAGTTGTCAGTGATGCTGGCATTGTTCCAGCACAAGATATGAGGTTACATCACAAAGCTAGCTGAGAGCAGCCCTGATCACAAATGCAGAACAAATTCCACTCAGACATCTCAACGGCTGACCATTGCAAGGCTGAAACATGGCTACCATATCCATAGCTTCTCATAAATTGGTCTCAGGAAAATTCCATGAATTCAATACAACCTGAGGCTCTTATCATCATGAAGCCTTCAACTGACCGATGCAGAAATCGTCGATGATGTCGAAGACCCTGGTGCCGTGTTGTGGCCTGCAGGACCAAATAGAAGAATGTCATGGAACAGAGGGCGAAAAACAGCAGAGAACCAGAGATTGATCTTATTCAAGAAGCATGAAAATGACATTAGCAAAGGCATATGGCATGTTCCAATTCAGAAAAAACTCAAGATAAGAATAGCATGCCCATCATTATCATCATTTCAGTTCCAGATTTATCTTGCAGTTAGTGGTGGACCAGGGACCATGGTAGGTTTTTGGAACACCAAAGTGAGCTAAGTAAGGACCCCATATGCAGAAGCCAATACAGAACAATATAATCTTTGACACTGAGCTCAGCTCAAAACGCAAACAGGTTTGAGCTGATTTGTTGGTCTGGTTTAATTTAACATGAACTCTATTCTAGAGTAGATAAACCAACATTAACAAGGGAAGGCTTGCCTCCATTTTTAAGTATATGACGTTTACCTCATATATTTCAAAACGGGGGGAGCACTTTCCTAAGGGACCATAGAGTAGAGCATCTGAAAATTTTGTTGCTCAAAGAGTATGTATGCATCAGGCAAACCATTTGAAGTCTTGTGTGTAGCATTACTTCAGAAGATACTAGCAGTAACAACTACTGGATAGGCAACCTAGGAAATAAAATATCTGGCCATCTTTGCCTAGTAGGATAGCAGCACCGTCATTGTATtttcttcccttttcttttaGAATGTTCTTAATAGATGTAGTAGGAACAGAACTAAAATTGTGATGTTAGGTCTTCATTAATTTGGTCCATTAGATCAATATAATTCTAAGGTGGCAAATATTTAAAGACTGCACTCTGGAAAGAAGCTACAGATATAATtctgagaaaaaaaaaccatgaaAGGCACTGAACCACTGAAAGAGCATGCTATGAAGTATAGCAAGGAATTAAAAAGTTACAAACCCAAAAAAGCCTTCTGTGGAATCACCACCAGCATTATTTAGAATAGCATCTCCGCCTGGATGTTCCTCCACATAAGGAGTGACATCATAAACCTGGTTCAACCACCAAAGTAAATTTAGAAGACCCAAATATGTGAGCCTTCCTATTTTCAAGTATAGGGCATTGAATAAGGACCAACTGAGGTGGCCACTGCATTTTTACAACCTTGTCCTTGATGATTATCCAACAATCCTTCCTTGTGTTATGTTTAGAGATTTCTTCCTTTGTATAGCTCTTAGATGTCTGAACGTAGAAAGAcagtaaaacaaaaaaaatgcatttctTCAAGCTTTGTAAAATATTATAAGTATTACAGTGCAAATCTGAGAGGGAAAATGCACTGTAGCATGTATCTGTAGCCTAACAATGAAAGATGAATAGCCTACCACTCCAGCTCCTGAATCAGGTCCCTTTGATTTACCTGCAATACAAAAGTGGTTC
The genomic region above belongs to Setaria italica strain Yugu1 chromosome VI, Setaria_italica_v2.0, whole genome shotgun sequence and contains:
- the LOC101767638 gene encoding cytochrome B5-like protein, yielding MELIIIISLVILLALGALFVIPRSQNKGKSKGPDSGAGVTSKSYTKEEISKHNTRKDCWIIIKDKVYDVTPYVEEHPGGDAILNNAGGDSTEGFFGPQHGTRVFDIIDDFCIGQLKAS